In Sparus aurata chromosome 2, fSpaAur1.1, whole genome shotgun sequence, a single genomic region encodes these proteins:
- the hmgn1a gene encoding non-histone chromosomal protein HMG-14A-like — protein sequence MGRKKSAGGEASAEPQRKSQRLSSQKDVEPKPQPEKKKAAPAKAKKQKEVAKAKPEEKKEEPEAEKEEAPAENGKAEEEPAAADEAEEKEGDAEEEEKEAE from the exons TCTGCTGGTGGTGAGGCGAGTGCAGAG CCACAGAGAAAGTCTCAAAGGTTGTCATCG cAAAAAGATGTGGAGCCAAAACCAcagccagaaaagaaaaag GCAGCACCTGCCAAAGCCAAAAAGCAAAAAGAGGTAGCCAAGGCCAAgccagaggagaagaaagaagagcctgaggcagaaaaagaAGAGGCTCCTGCAGAGAACGgaaaagctgaagaggag CCGGCAGCAGCAGATGAGGCAGAGGAAAAGGAAGGCGAcgctgaagaggaggaaaaagaagcaGAGTAG